The genomic stretch CTTTAATCTTATTGAGTCACAGGTCTCGATTGATCTGGTTTCCAGGATCAGGTTCAAATAGTCTGGACCAGCTGAGTCTAGTTCTGTGGGTTTGGAACTTAGACCAGGAGAGACACCGGGAGAGACACGGGAGAGACACCAGGTGAGACTCCAGGAGAGACACCGGGAGAGACACCAGCTGAGTCTAGTTCTGTGGGTTTGGAACTTAGACCAGGAGAGACACCGGGAGAGACACCGGGTGAGTCCAGGAGAGACACCAGGAGAGTCCAGGAGAGACACCAGGTGAGACACCGGGAGAGACACCAGCTGAGTCTAGTTCTGTGGGTTTGGAACTTAGACCAGGAGAGACACCGGGTGAGACACCAGCTGAGTCCAGGTGAGACAGCGGGAGAGACACCGGGAGAGTCCAGGTGAGACACCGGGAGAGTCCAGGTGAGACACCGGGAGAGTCCAGGTGAGACACCAGGAGAGACACCGGGAGAGTCCAGGTGAGACACCGGGAGAGACACCGGGAGAGTCCAGGTGAGACACCGGGAGAGTCCAGGTGAGACACGGGAGAAGGTGAGACACCGGgagagacaccaggagagaCACCGGGAGAGTCCAGGTGAGACACCGGgagagacaccaggagagaCACCAGGAGAGTCCAGGTGAGACACCAGGAGAGACACCAGGTGAGTCCAGGTGTGTGAGTTGTTACCTGGCCAGAATGGAGATGTTTCCCACCGTGTAGAAGACAACGAACACAGCGAGACCGAAGCCCGGGATCCACAGCATGAAGGTGGCCTGAGGGCAGAGAAACatgctgttaccatggagacagacaggttgaATACAACAGGATGAAAAGTGACGGAGAAGCTGTTACCATGGATACACGTTTGTTACCATAGGAACCAACAGGCGTACCATTGAGGTACAGTCACACCGACTCACCAGTAAAGACATGAAGGCTCCCAGGATGAAGCAGACCAGGAAGCCCTTCACCCTCCTGCCCCAGCCCAACGTCACCGCCTGATTGGCTCTCTGcacacatgacatcatcaggtgGAAGTTAAACAGACGTGTTCAGgactgaacaaacaaactgctTCAGGTCAAATCCAATATTGACAGTTTCATCACAGTTTACAGTCAACACATTAGTAATCAGATTACAACACATTGTAAtcagattacacacaaactgcagtATCAACAGAATGCTCATTTTGTAACAGACTTAAACTTTGTAAGTTAAACTAACGACACTTTATAAAGCTCCTGatgttaaacaggaagtgacatctgATTATTGATCACAATAAAAACTCAGTTTCATCATTGATctgatgattattttctcaTCAGAAAACTTTCACCATGTTAAACAAATTATCAAGAAGTCGTTTGACGTAATAATTTCAGTCAATCAACTCAACGCATCAAACAATAACTGCAGCTCGTTAAATTTATCTGAGTTAAATGGTTgattcatttatataaataagtTTGTTAGATTAGTACAGTTTATTTCAGGGATtagtttttactgtaaaacacttAATCAATATTATCATTGTATTACTTTAGTGTAATAACATGATCATGTATTTGAGatgaatcaaacattttcatgaaattgtAAAAAGACAAACTCATGAGTAAAATAAGTCAAATGAGTTTAAAACGTTATCATCACTTGAAAGTCCACAATATTAAAACTGCTCCCATGTTGATATTTGAATTGATGAAATGATTCTAGGTCAAATTAAACCAAGTGTCTCAGTGAGTGAGACCTGAACAGGTGTGTTGTCCATCacatgctaacagctaacagctaacagcctCACCCACCTCCAGGGCTCCGGGTCCCTCCGGGTCCCCGCCCTCCTCCTGCCCGCTCAGCACCTTCTTTAATTTATCCATGAGCTCCGCTCCTGATGTTTCCTGAAGTTTCACGTTCAGCTGACCggagacaaactgacaaacaggaagtcaacacCTGATGCTGTAGAACTGGGTCGACCTCTCGGCTCATTAGCATCAACACACTAATTATTTCCATCTCTGAGGACATAATGTTTCTTTAACCTAGACAAAGTGTCTTCACACATAAAGTACACACATCCCCTCTGGCTGCATCAACAatggaaatgaaacacactcagTATCACTACATGCATGTGACTGTAGaacagtttctgttcagagtcAATATCAATGTAGCATTAATGGATCTTTACTGTTGTAAAGTGAATTTCACACAtgtaacatgtcagtgttttacttCCAGCTGCTGAACCAATAGAAACTCAGTGATTCAATGTGGTGAGACAAATGAAGTACATCTGCAGAGACAGAGCGCCATCTGGCGGCTGCACTGACAAACTGCACCTGATATCACAGTTCACACCTGGCCAGTTGAAACTTCATTACCCAGAATCCCCCTGTGCTGACGTTTGTCTTCTTCCCTGGACTCAAAGGTGGTGAGGACATTTACAAGAAATCTCACACGTCAAATCAAACCACAGGGGTAACttctatttatatattaatgaaCTTAACCCATGGTGGAGTGGAAGTTAAAGGTTTTATAGGAATGAGTTTATGTAAATAAAGTACAACATCACTGAGTCTCTTTCCTGCAGAAGTTTGATGGCGAGTCGTCTTTGTTTAATTAATACAGATGAAAACGTGACTTTGTTAAAACCCTTCATGTTGGTGGATGTAGTGTTTCTGTCACAACATGAATTTGGTTTCAGGAGAGTCTGTGTCTGCTGAGAAAAGCAACAGAAGATCAACACTAATGTAATGTTCAGTATTCAGCTGCTGGACCAGTAACTAGTTTGTGTTAAAGTAGCGTTTTACCATTAACACTCACCTCTTATTGGACGTGAACCTGGTTTTTGCTGCACAGCTCCAGATGACAAGTCGGTGACCATCACACTTGTCATACGACGTCATGATGTTTAATATTGTCAGTGTGTAGAATGCAGAGTCAGCAGCTGTCAGCAGCTTGTTCAGAGACAGATCCTCGGTCCCGAGTCaatgtttctccacatttgTCTCTTCGTCAGTCTTTTGACTCCAACCCTGAGAAGTGACAAGTTCATACCTTCGGTCAACGTTGAGTCAGTTCGTagtaaattacttttaaacaagcagtttatttaaaacGTTCATTCAAACTTTATTCTCCAACTATAACAAATCTAAAATACAGTAGTTTGCCTAaagatccagcagagggcgctcccTGTCAGCCTGAGCCGTTCCCTCCCTCTGGATCAGCAGTGAAGTAAAGGCAGTAACGTCACATTGTTTTGTAATGAAGATGAAAACCAGTGAATTCATCAGGTTGAAGTTTGTTATGTTTATAAAAACGTTCATTCTGATATTAACGCACTAACGGATTTAAATTGAAACCACAAggtaagaataaaaacatgactcACATTCCACCATGACACTGGAGGAAGATTTCTGATGGAATCCAAACATTTGATGTTCCATCGTCGAGGTTTGAAAGTCAGAAATGTGATCACAGCCTCTTCCTGATTGGCTGGTGATGTAGCCTGTCAGCGATTGGTTTAAATCAGCCATGAGAGTGAAGTCATCACTTCTTAGTTTCCATGAAGCATTTGGTTCATTTCTAATATTGTTCAATGTGACAATGAACAAACATCTtctaaaagaagaagatgaaattGAATTTCTTCTAATAAACATATTTGAATAATTgttgaataattaaataattgattaaaagttcagtgtgtagaatttagtgacacctagtggtgaagttgcatgttccTGTGGa from Hippoglossus stenolepis isolate QCI-W04-F060 chromosome 24, HSTE1.2, whole genome shotgun sequence encodes the following:
- the LOC118103572 gene encoding vesicle transport protein SFT2B isoform X2 gives rise to the protein MDKLKKVLSGQEEGGDPEGPGALERANQAVTLGWGRRVKGFLVCFILGAFMSLLATFMLWIPGFGLAVFVVFYTVGNISILASVMFLVGPWRQLRTMCARERALATFLVLWTNFTLALIFCLLQVLAFIWYGLSYLPFAREGVLKFCSICCS
- the LOC118103572 gene encoding vesicle transport protein SFT2B isoform X1, which gives rise to MDKLKKVLSGQEEGGDPEGPGALERANQAVTLGWGRRVKGFLVCFILGAFMSLLATFMLWIPGFGLAVFVVFYTVGNISILASVMFLVGPWRQLRTMCARERALATFLVLVCLVLTLCSAYWWTNFTLALIFCLLQVLAFIWYGLSYLPFAREGVLKFCSICCS